The Brachyhypopomus gauderio isolate BG-103 chromosome 7, BGAUD_0.2, whole genome shotgun sequence genome has a window encoding:
- the tmem248 gene encoding transmembrane protein 248 has protein sequence MVFLLNPLENLKTYISNRPPLVIFMVSVSAVAITFLTIGYFFKIKEIKSPEMTEDWNTFLLRFNELDFCISENETLKHGLNESTTPESTVTSGQARSSTQAPLVLEDPGPINISVPITLTLDPLRPFGGYSRNITHLYASVVGQQVGLAGREAHEEMNITFTLPASWNSDECVLHGHCEQVVFSTCMTMTAASNVFPVTVQPPHCVPETYSNATSWYKIFTTARDSDTKYTQDYNPFWCYKGAIGKVYHALNPKLTVIVPDDDRSLINLHLMHTSYFLFVMVITMFCYAVIKGRPGKVRQTNPDFCPEKVALSEG, from the exons GTGTTCTTGTTAAATCCTCTGGAGAATTTGAAGACCTACATAAGCAACCGTCCTCCACTGGTCATATTTATGGTCAGTGTAAGTGCTGTGGCCATTACTTTCCTCACAATCGGATATTTCTTCAAGATCAAGGAGATTAAATCACCTGAAATGACAGAG GACTGGAACACGTTTCTCCTCCGTTTCAACGAGCTGGACTTCTGCATCTCGGAGAACGAAACGCTCAAACATGGCCTCAACGAGTCCACCACCCCAGAGAGCACGGTGACGAGTGGGCAGGCGCGCTCCAGCACCCAGGCCCCTCTGGTGCTGGAGGATCCGGGCCCCATCAACATCTCCGTCCCCATCACCCTCACGCTGGACCCCCTGCGGCCCTTTGGGGGCTACTCCCGCAACATCACCCACCTGTATGCCTCTGTGGTGGGCCAGCAGGTTGGCCTGGCAG GCAGGGAAGCCCATGAAGAGATGAACATAACCTTCACGCTGCCCGCGTCCTGGAACTCGGACGAGTGCGTCCTGCACGGCCATTGTGAGCAGGTGGTCTTCAGCACCTGCATGACCATGACTGCAGCCAGCAATGTCTTCCCCGTCACAGT GCAGCCACCTCACTGTGTCCCAGAGACGTACAGCAACGCCACGTCTTGGTACAAGATCTTTACCACGGCACGGGACTCGGACACCAAGTACACGCAGGACTACAACCCTTTCTGGTGTTACAAAGGTGCCATCGGCAAGGTGTACCACGCTCTGAACCCCAAGCTCACAGTCATCGTTCCGGAT GACGACCGCTCTCTTATCAACCTGCACCTGATGCACACCAGTTACTTCCTGTTTGTGATGGTGATTACCATGTTCTGTTATGCAGTCATCAAGGGTAGACCTGGGAAAGTAAGACAGACCAACCCAGATTTCTGTCCAGAAAAG GTGGCTTTGTCGGAGGGATAA